In Actinoplanes sp. NBC_00393, a single genomic region encodes these proteins:
- a CDS encoding UPF0182 family membrane protein: protein MSRRGRVTVGVLVGVFILFTLLGWGIDAYTDYLWFSEVDFTAVFSGMLLTRLTLFLVIGALMTLVVAGNLYLAYRLRPLLRPHSAEQATLERYRMILAPRLGTWIAVISLIIGFFAGLSAQARWSDWMLFRNGGDFGVQDPEFKVDISFYIFEYPLMRYLLGVAFTAVVLSVLGSLAVHYIFGGVRLQGVGDRMTTAARAHLTSLVAIFVLLKAVAYVLDRRALLLEQHVSPGLYGAGYTDVNALLPAKEILAYISVVVAIAIIVFSNAVMRNLVWPGVSLALLAISAVAIGGIYPLAVQNFQVKPSLSDKERPYIERSINATRDAFGLAQTDVTQYSANSGAPPASLSGDTSAQNVRLIDPQLVSQAFTQSQQSRGFYDFGEKLDVDRYTIDGKTQDYVVGAREINDAKLTAQQRNWLNRHTVYTHGYGLVAAPANQVCGTGLPYFVSGFLGAETRTGNSCTAATDLIKTEQPRIYYGEQSTEYVIVGQSDPNKNVEFDRPQEQNADASVLYTYEGKGGVEIGSFFRRLVFAIKNTESNFLLSDAVNEDSRLMYTRTPRDRVEKVAPFLTIDGDPYPAVVNGRITWILDGYTTAQTYPYAQKINLATETRDELTGQGSFALARDDVSYMRNSVKATVDAYDGTVTLYEFDEKDPVLKAWNKAFGGDLVVPKAEIPTDLAAHFRYPADLFKVQRNLLTKFHVTDPGTFFSGDDFWQVPNAPDAPQNGVKQPPFYLNVKLPEQEETRFQLTSGVTPANRENMAALISASYVDGQPKLEVLELPDDTVVPGPVQVHQRMVNNYNISQQLALLTRGGQASVLYGNLISLPLGDDILYVEPVYVKSSQAGAAPLLQKVLMSYGDGGTYVVLEDNLTEGLKALVELGKTAGNNNTPPPGNNNNTPPPANNTPPGTISAELAQAAADVDKAIEDLRNAQIAGDFAKQGEALKALDEAMTRFQTAQNTAGGGATPAPSGAASPAPTTGG, encoded by the coding sequence ATGAGCCGTCGCGGTCGCGTGACCGTCGGCGTCCTGGTCGGGGTCTTCATTCTTTTCACACTGCTCGGTTGGGGCATCGACGCCTACACCGACTACTTGTGGTTCTCCGAGGTCGACTTCACCGCCGTCTTCTCCGGGATGCTGCTCACCAGGCTCACGCTGTTCCTGGTGATCGGCGCGTTGATGACACTGGTCGTGGCGGGCAACCTCTACCTGGCGTACCGGTTGCGCCCCCTGCTGCGCCCACACTCGGCGGAACAGGCCACCCTGGAGCGGTACCGGATGATCCTGGCGCCCCGCCTGGGCACCTGGATCGCCGTGATCAGCCTGATCATCGGGTTCTTCGCGGGTCTCTCCGCGCAGGCCCGGTGGAGCGACTGGATGCTGTTCCGCAACGGTGGCGACTTCGGGGTCCAGGACCCCGAGTTCAAGGTGGATATCTCCTTCTACATCTTCGAGTACCCGCTGATGCGCTACCTGCTCGGCGTCGCGTTCACCGCGGTGGTGCTCTCGGTGCTCGGCTCGCTCGCGGTGCACTACATCTTCGGCGGCGTCCGCCTGCAGGGCGTCGGCGACCGGATGACCACCGCGGCCCGCGCCCACCTCACCTCGCTGGTCGCCATCTTCGTGCTGCTCAAGGCCGTGGCGTACGTTCTGGACCGTCGTGCCCTCCTGCTGGAGCAGCACGTCTCGCCGGGGCTGTACGGCGCCGGCTACACCGACGTGAACGCGCTGCTCCCGGCGAAGGAGATCCTGGCGTACATCTCGGTGGTGGTCGCAATCGCGATCATCGTGTTCTCCAACGCGGTGATGCGGAACCTGGTCTGGCCCGGTGTCTCGCTGGCGCTGCTGGCCATCTCGGCCGTGGCGATCGGCGGCATCTACCCGCTCGCCGTGCAGAACTTCCAGGTCAAGCCCAGCCTCTCGGACAAGGAGCGGCCGTACATCGAACGGTCCATCAACGCCACCCGGGACGCGTTCGGCCTCGCCCAGACCGATGTCACGCAGTACAGCGCGAACAGCGGCGCCCCGCCGGCGAGCCTGAGCGGCGACACCAGCGCGCAGAACGTACGGCTGATCGACCCGCAGTTGGTCTCCCAGGCGTTCACCCAGTCCCAGCAGTCCCGCGGCTTCTACGACTTCGGCGAGAAGCTCGACGTCGACCGCTACACGATCGACGGCAAGACGCAGGACTACGTGGTCGGCGCCCGTGAGATCAACGACGCCAAGCTCACCGCCCAGCAGCGCAACTGGCTCAACCGGCACACCGTCTACACCCACGGCTACGGCCTGGTGGCGGCGCCGGCCAACCAGGTGTGCGGCACCGGCCTGCCGTACTTCGTCTCCGGCTTCCTCGGCGCCGAGACCCGCACCGGCAACAGCTGCACCGCGGCCACCGACCTGATCAAGACCGAGCAGCCGCGGATCTACTACGGCGAGCAGTCCACCGAGTACGTGATCGTCGGTCAGTCCGACCCGAACAAGAACGTCGAGTTCGACCGGCCGCAGGAGCAGAACGCGGACGCGTCGGTGCTCTACACCTACGAGGGCAAGGGCGGTGTGGAGATCGGCTCGTTCTTCCGCCGGCTGGTCTTCGCCATCAAGAACACCGAGAGCAACTTCCTGCTCTCCGATGCGGTCAACGAGGACTCGCGGCTCATGTACACCCGTACGCCGCGTGACCGGGTCGAGAAGGTGGCACCCTTCCTGACGATCGACGGCGACCCGTACCCGGCCGTCGTCAACGGACGGATCACCTGGATCCTGGACGGCTACACCACGGCGCAGACCTATCCGTACGCCCAGAAGATCAACCTGGCCACCGAGACGCGGGACGAATTGACCGGGCAGGGCTCGTTCGCGCTCGCCCGCGACGACGTCAGCTACATGCGCAACTCGGTGAAGGCGACCGTGGACGCGTACGACGGGACGGTCACCCTCTACGAGTTCGACGAGAAGGACCCGGTGCTGAAGGCCTGGAACAAGGCGTTCGGTGGCGACCTCGTCGTACCCAAGGCGGAGATCCCGACCGACCTGGCCGCGCACTTCCGCTACCCGGCCGACCTGTTCAAGGTGCAGCGCAACCTGCTGACCAAGTTCCACGTCACCGACCCGGGCACCTTCTTCTCCGGTGACGACTTCTGGCAGGTGCCGAACGCCCCCGACGCTCCGCAGAACGGTGTCAAGCAGCCGCCGTTCTACCTGAACGTCAAACTCCCCGAGCAGGAGGAGACCCGCTTCCAGCTCACCTCGGGCGTCACACCGGCCAACCGGGAGAACATGGCCGCCCTGATCTCCGCGTCGTACGTCGACGGCCAGCCCAAGCTCGAAGTGCTGGAGCTACCCGACGACACCGTGGTCCCCGGCCCGGTCCAGGTGCATCAGCGGATGGTCAACAACTACAACATCTCGCAGCAGCTGGCCCTGCTCACCCGCGGTGGGCAAGCCTCCGTCCTGTACGGCAACCTGATCTCGCTGCCCCTCGGCGACGACATCCTCTACGTGGAACCCGTCTACGTGAAGAGCAGCCAGGCAGGCGCGGCACCGCTGCTGCAGAAGGTCCTGATGTCCTACGGCGACGGCGGCACCTACGTGGTGCTCGAGGACAACCTCACCGAAGGCCTCAAAGCCCTCGTCGAACTCGGCAAGACGGCCGGCAACAACAACACGCCACCGCCGGGCAACAACAACAACACGCCACCGCCGGCCAACAACACCCCACCCGGCACGATCAGCGCCGAACTGGCGCAGGCCGCCGCCGACGTGGACAAGGCCATCGAAGACCTCCGCAACGCACAGATCGCCGGAGACTTCGCCAAGCAGGGCGAGGCCCTGAAAGCCTTGGACGAAGCGATGACCCGCTTCCAGACCGCCCAGAACACCGCAGGCGGCGGCGCCACCCCGGCACCGTCCGGAGCCGCCAGCCCCGCCCCCACCACGGGCGGTTGA
- a CDS encoding YlbL family protein — protein sequence MRRRGVTVILGALITALLAAGVMVAPLPYVVLKPGPTVNTLGSDNGTEVIQVKKGETSTSTGQLRLTTVNVQSQVELVWAIRGWLSGEDAVVPRELIYPPDQSEKQVQEQNAQEWRQSQTSAETVALRELGYPVLTYVFEVTKGSPADGALQKDDVITAVDGTAIAGPGQVTELVRAKPAGTTLTVSYERDGKAGSAQVTSRAGEDDDTPRIGIDIRTKQPNPFDIEIDLDKIGGPSAGLMFTLGIIDKLKPEDLTGGKIIAGTGTIDDDGNVGAIGGIPQKLVGAKDAGAELFLVPKDNCAEALRNPVDGLVMAEVATVDDALTALQTFTAGGTPKPCSAA from the coding sequence ATGAGACGTCGCGGAGTCACCGTCATCCTCGGCGCCCTGATCACCGCTCTCCTGGCAGCCGGTGTCATGGTCGCACCCCTGCCCTACGTGGTGCTCAAACCCGGACCCACGGTCAACACCCTCGGCTCGGACAACGGCACCGAGGTCATCCAGGTCAAGAAGGGCGAGACCTCGACGTCCACCGGCCAGCTCCGGCTCACCACCGTCAATGTGCAGTCGCAGGTGGAGCTGGTGTGGGCCATCCGCGGCTGGCTGAGCGGGGAGGACGCGGTCGTCCCGCGCGAGCTGATCTACCCGCCGGACCAGAGCGAGAAGCAGGTCCAGGAGCAGAACGCCCAGGAGTGGCGGCAGTCGCAGACCAGCGCCGAGACGGTGGCGCTGCGCGAGCTGGGATACCCGGTCCTGACCTACGTGTTCGAGGTCACGAAGGGCAGCCCGGCCGACGGCGCGCTGCAGAAGGACGACGTGATCACCGCGGTCGACGGCACCGCGATCGCCGGGCCGGGCCAGGTCACCGAGCTGGTCCGGGCCAAGCCCGCCGGCACCACGCTGACCGTCTCCTACGAGCGGGACGGCAAGGCCGGCTCGGCCCAGGTCACCTCGCGGGCCGGCGAGGACGACGACACCCCGCGGATCGGTATCGACATCCGCACCAAGCAGCCCAACCCGTTCGACATCGAGATCGACCTCGACAAGATCGGCGGCCCGAGCGCCGGGCTGATGTTCACCCTCGGGATCATCGACAAGCTCAAGCCGGAGGACCTGACCGGCGGCAAGATCATCGCGGGCACCGGAACCATCGACGACGACGGTAACGTTGGCGCGATCGGCGGCATCCCGCAGAAGCTCGTGGGCGCCAAGGATGCCGGCGCCGAGCTCTTCCTGGTGCCCAAGGACAACTGCGCGGAGGCGTTGCGCAACCCGGTCGACGGCCTGGTCATGGCCGAGGTGGCCACCGTGGACGACGCCCTCACCGCGCTCCAGACCTTCACCGCCGGCGGGACCCCCAAGCCCTGCTCGGCGGCGTGA
- a CDS encoding zinc-dependent metalloprotease, whose amino-acid sequence MPDIPFGFQLPGAQPPDPSDPQQMQQFMAQLQQMFAAPGSGPVNWDLARQVAASQLSATGDPAVNMLERHQVEEALRLADLWLDPVTALPSGIHKAVAWNRNEWIYNTLDVWKKLCEPIAGRMVGAMGDLVPEEARAQLGPMASMVATLGGALFGGQLGQAFGQLAAEVLSAGDIGLPLGPAGTAALIPSNIKAYGSGLELPEDQVRLYVALREAAHQRLFGHVPWLRAHVLSAVETYANGITVNREAIEEAMSRVDPTDPESMQAMALEGIFTPEDTPQQKASLARLETALALVEGWVGHVVDNAAGDRLPSVAALGEAFRRRRAAGGPAEQTFAALVGLELRPRRLREAGALWAAVTENRGIAGRDALWDHPDLLPTDDDFADPESFARSRSDWDISELEGLEDGPKED is encoded by the coding sequence GTGCCTGATATCCCGTTCGGCTTCCAACTGCCGGGCGCTCAGCCGCCCGACCCCTCCGACCCGCAGCAGATGCAGCAGTTCATGGCGCAGCTGCAGCAGATGTTCGCCGCGCCCGGCAGTGGCCCGGTCAACTGGGACCTGGCCCGGCAGGTCGCCGCCAGCCAGCTCTCGGCGACCGGCGATCCGGCGGTGAACATGCTGGAGCGCCACCAGGTCGAGGAGGCGCTGCGACTCGCCGACCTCTGGCTCGACCCGGTCACCGCGCTTCCCAGCGGCATCCACAAGGCCGTCGCGTGGAACCGCAACGAGTGGATCTACAACACCCTCGACGTGTGGAAGAAGCTGTGTGAGCCGATCGCCGGCCGCATGGTGGGCGCCATGGGCGACCTGGTGCCGGAGGAGGCCCGGGCGCAGCTCGGCCCGATGGCCTCGATGGTCGCCACCCTCGGTGGCGCGCTCTTCGGCGGCCAGCTCGGGCAGGCCTTCGGCCAGCTCGCCGCGGAGGTGCTCTCCGCGGGCGACATCGGGCTTCCGCTGGGCCCCGCGGGCACGGCCGCACTGATTCCGTCCAACATCAAGGCGTACGGGTCCGGGCTCGAACTTCCCGAGGACCAGGTGCGGCTGTACGTGGCTCTTCGCGAAGCGGCCCACCAGCGGCTCTTCGGGCACGTCCCGTGGCTGCGGGCGCACGTGCTGAGCGCCGTCGAGACATATGCGAACGGCATCACCGTGAACCGGGAGGCGATCGAGGAGGCGATGAGCCGCGTCGACCCGACCGATCCCGAGTCGATGCAGGCGATGGCTCTGGAGGGCATCTTCACTCCGGAGGACACGCCCCAGCAGAAGGCCAGTCTGGCCCGCCTGGAGACGGCGCTCGCGCTGGTCGAGGGCTGGGTCGGCCACGTCGTCGACAACGCCGCCGGCGACCGGCTGCCGTCGGTGGCCGCGCTCGGTGAGGCGTTCCGCCGGCGCCGGGCGGCCGGTGGGCCGGCCGAGCAGACCTTCGCCGCCCTGGTCGGCCTGGAGCTGCGGCCGCGCCGGCTGCGCGAGGCCGGCGCCCTGTGGGCCGCGGTCACCGAGAACCGCGGCATCGCCGGGCGCGACGCGCTCTGGGACCACCCGGACCTGCTGCCCACCGACGACGACTTCGCCGACCCGGAGTCGTTCGCCCGCAGCCGGTCGGACTGGGACATCAGCGAGCTGGAGGGGCTGGAGGACGGCCCGAAGGAGGACTAA
- a CDS encoding M48 metallopeptidase family protein, with the protein MAARVRKPVVEVRRSQRRRRTVSAYRDGERVVVLIPDRFSRAEETEWVERMLARLAAREERLRCTDAELLARARRLTNRYLADHADRVAPASVRWVTNQNGRWGSCTPDDATIRISHRIQEMPDWVIDYVLLHELAHLVVPSHNTRFWDLVNRFPKAERARGYLEGVSAAGSLVMVDQ; encoded by the coding sequence ATGGCTGCCCGCGTGCGCAAGCCTGTCGTGGAAGTGCGGCGCAGTCAGCGTCGGCGCCGGACGGTGTCCGCGTATCGCGACGGTGAGCGAGTCGTGGTACTCATCCCGGACCGTTTCTCCCGGGCCGAGGAGACCGAGTGGGTCGAGCGGATGCTCGCCCGGCTCGCCGCCCGTGAGGAACGCTTGCGGTGTACCGATGCTGAGCTGCTGGCCCGCGCCCGCCGCCTGACCAACCGGTACCTGGCCGATCACGCGGACCGGGTGGCTCCGGCCAGCGTCCGCTGGGTGACCAACCAGAACGGCCGCTGGGGCTCCTGCACGCCGGACGACGCCACGATCCGGATCTCGCACCGGATCCAGGAGATGCCCGACTGGGTCATCGACTACGTGCTGCTGCACGAGCTGGCCCACCTCGTCGTGCCGAGCCACAACACCCGCTTCTGGGACCTGGTCAACCGGTTCCCCAAGGCCGAGCGCGCCCGCGGTTACCTCGAGGGTGTCTCCGCTGCCGGCAGTCTGGTGATGGTCGACCAGTAA